The genomic window taattcccacgactacatctattttttattatttttttggtttttagtacatttatcttaaacattgcaatgtatgtttaacataaaaccgtttaacttaaaaagtttttttacctatttttattttgttatgacgttgtcacgttatCTACATATTTCGTCCGTacaccgactttacagacaatattttttttttaaatgaatagtttttataaatatcctGCTACTTTTAATGACTAGACTTGCTGCTCTCTTTTTACACCACGCTTTAAAATCAGCTCATATCTGGCATATATTTAGATACCTTTAATCTCTGAGCATTCTCGGCTAGCCATTTTGGCCAAAATATAATTAGCTATACCAATTAAATGTTTCAGGACTACATAAGCGACGTGATATCAAAATACTTTCCCAGTGATCACCCTCCATGGCAGTATATAATCATTCCATGTGTGTCCACGGAAACCAAGTATTATATACTAATACGAGTTCACCACTTACTTCTCAGCGGCAAGAAGTCTCTAAACATTGGCGACTTACTCCTCATGGAACAGCTCCCACATCGCTGTCTCGATAGAATAGAATTATGCCATAACAGTCCActatcaaaattattcccCACACCATCAGCCCTTCCAGAGTTGTGGTCCAAGATTAACGAaagtttatcaaatatttgGAACGAATTTATATGTGAATATGACCCTGTTGAAAGTCCAAGGGCACTTAAAACACTGCCTGGAGCATTCCATGTAGCTGGATTAGTATTTATATCAACAGCAAGTGCGTTAAGAGAATTTTCAAAGAAGAGGACGCAAGACAGAGAATCGCCTGCAGCTATGACAGCAGCAAAATTTCTTTTAGCCATACAAAGAGAATGCAAAAGGCGGAACTTAAATGTACCAAAGGTATGTAACGTGTGAATATaatcaatttgtattaaataaacatcttcGTTCTAGCCAGGAATTAATATAAGGCACTTAGACTAGACCCTCTCCCTGTAGCTAAGACCAACATCTGTTCTATAAGTTTGTCCTTTCAGATTTTAATTTCACCTCTAGTAACCGTGGATCCCCGAAAATGGCCACGGAGGATGTTTGAAACTGCGTTTACGACGGCCAAAACTATGCTAACACTACCCTTCAAAATACGGGATGAAATTACCGCTATCAATGAATTAAGAACGATTGGCCTAGTTCGGCAAACTGACACGTTTACATGGAAGTATGGGGATATCGCTCAATTGCTTGTGAAAGCCACTGGCGAGACATTAAGGGGTATGAAGGAAGCATACCGAGCACCTTGGAAGTTGTGGACTGATACTATTGGTGCTGACGATGGGAAACGACATCTCTTGCAAACTATTTCTTTATGCGGGAGGAAGGTAGACCTATTTGCTATTTATTGTAGCCGTACTTATGAAATtagaaagtttaaaaatggaaATGTTGTAGGAATACTTTacacattaaattttatttttcaattccaGGTAGCATCATTTTCCCGACCTATACCACGAGCGGACATTGACAGAGCTGCCCGAGCTTTGGGCGTGTCTTCCACCGACATCGCACTGTTTGCTGCCACAGAATCCTTGCGAGCTTTCTTTGAAAACGCTCAAAGTGAAACACCTGATTCGATATTAGTATCAGCTAGAGCAGCCTGTGAGGACTTTCTTTATACTTTTGCTGAAGGCAATGGCAAGAATTATAAGAAATCGCAAACTGGAGGTATGATGAAAAACGTTTACGTTCTCGTAATGAATTCTGAAATGCAAATAGAAAATttggtatatttaaaaaaattataattatttatcaaaaaaatattggttgtttgtaaagtaggtttacgatcgagatgtttacgtgataacgtcttattggtgatataagtttttgggaagtaaggaattaatgaagataacaattttttcaaatttaaaattacatctatcgttttattcacacttttgatgataaatttcgggtgtaaaatgacaagtttacttattcgactatgatatacatttttcttcatacattcacggaatgactggcagcgctcgagatgagacgggagatcggtccgtctctctctcgttatacctgcgatcgcgctcgtgaggttttggtgtgacacaagtttctgaacatgtcacccgactaaaacgattttaaagacgttatcacgtcaaaaataactgttattaattaaatagcaCGAGATTATTTATAAGAGTAGCTGTCGTGAAACCATTCGAGTCTTCATATTTAGAAACTAAAATTCATAAAGCAAACGTTTAGTtaatttggatactacataAAATAACGATTCCAGGAATGGTTTGTCTATCTATTCCCGTTGGCGCTACACCACGTCGTATAGCCTCCGTCGTGGATGGAGCTTGCAGTCGCCAAGTTGCCTTGGCAGGGGCCTGGGCAGCCCAAGCCAGATGTGGAGCCCTAACCAGATCGGTGCCTTCGCCCTTCGCAAGACTGACACTTAATGCACTATCCAGACGATACGCTGTTTCATATGCGGAAATAAATGCACCAACTGATGCTCAACGGAGAAAAACATTGTGGGGACAGGAGGTTGATGGCGTTGTGTATTGGAGGCCACCACAGGCTAACATAAGTAAGTTACATTGTATTGTATGCGATACTTCGATAAAAAGCGGTACAAGTAAAAATGGCTCTTCTAATTCTACATAGAATTCTATCATGTTTCTGTCTAGACTTGTAAATGGAATTTTAGATACCCCTGATATCTTGTCCAGAGTAAATATCTCTATTCCTAAAAAGCTGCaacgatttatatttataatacctTTTAGTATTAAGTTTGCAAAATCGAATCTGGGTCAGAATGCTCCACTAAAAGATCTTTCAGGTGTTATAATTCAATTCAGAACGCTGAAATTGATGGTGGTATTGGATCGCAGTGGGTCGTAAATTCCCccaaatagatattttttcaaaCTCCTCATCAATTCTCAAAAAGTTAGCGGCTCAACTGATTAGTAATTAGGATTTTATCAGGgataatcaattaattttgcaatgtttttatttttattttattttatcttcatttatatattttttagtgtataagcttcataataattagaatGTTGTATGCGCCTATAATTGGGGTAGCACTTGTCTTGTGTTTGTGTTTC from Pieris napi chromosome 3, ilPieNapi1.2, whole genome shotgun sequence includes these protein-coding regions:
- the LOC125048489 gene encoding uncharacterized protein LOC125048489 — protein: MRREPQSFRSRLREEFYTYCAFWIAVSALPALALSYVAVRISNHLWLKLLSSRYPSVEFIRTATIRSLLDTNRNQGIINVLLCIKGTLNAEDVKRELTEHVIDRRNQNGDLVFPRLRQLLVSYWGNYAWDGNVPFRPENHVFVANAVYRGRPVSDANIQDYISDVISKYFPSDHPPWQYIIIPCVSTETKYYILIRVHHLLLSGKKSLNIGDLLLMEQLPHRCLDRIELCHNSPLSKLFPTPSALPELWSKINESLSNIWNEFICEYDPVESPRALKTLPGAFHVAGLVFISTASALREFSKKRTQDRESPAAMTAAKFLLAIQRECKRRNLNVPKILISPLVTVDPRKWPRRMFETAFTTAKTMLTLPFKIRDEITAINELRTIGLVRQTDTFTWKYGDIAQLLVKATGETLRGMKEAYRAPWKLWTDTIGADDGKRHLLQTISLCGRKVASFSRPIPRADIDRAARALGVSSTDIALFAATESLRAFFENAQSETPDSILVSARAACEDFLYTFAEGNGKNYKKSQTGGMVCLSIPVGATPRRIASVVDGACSRQVALAGAWAAQARCGALTRSVPSPFARLTLNALSRRYAVSYAEINAPTDAQRRKTLWGQEVDGVVYWRPPQANISLSLTVIQYADTVRLTVMADARLTPLHTVPSTRWPTAIEQLVNRIDQQIARITGRPIEVPLIQRVQDTLETAREPVSEDDSETSRQAETTQTLPQITEPESIEGDESQRTDTSQVLIPPTINTPRRHSFTNK